In one window of Escherichia coli DSM 30083 = JCM 1649 = ATCC 11775 DNA:
- the rfaQ gene encoding lipopolysaccharide core heptosyltransferase RfaQ, protein MDKPFRRILLIKMRFHGDMLLTTPVISSLKKNYPDAKIDVLLYQDTIPILSENPEINALYGIKNKKAKASEKIANFFHLIKVLRANKYDLIVNLTDQWMIAILVRLLNARVKISQDYHHRQSAFWRNSFTHLVPLQGGNVVESNLSVLTPLGLESLVKQTTMSYPPASWKRMRRELDHAGVGQNYVVIQPTARQIFKCWDNAKFSAVIDALHARGYEVVLTSGPDKDDLACVNEIAQGCQTLPVTALAGKVTFPELGALIDHAQLFIGVDSAPAHIAAAVNTPLISLFGATDHIFWRPWSNNMIQFWAGDYREMPTRDQRDRNEMYLSVIPAADVIAAVDKLLPSSTTGTSL, encoded by the coding sequence GTGGATAAGCCATTTCGAAGAATTTTGCTCATTAAGATGCGTTTTCATGGGGATATGTTATTAACTACTCCCGTCATTAGTTCGCTGAAAAAAAATTACCCTGACGCAAAAATCGATGTGCTGCTTTATCAGGACACCATCCCGATCCTGTCTGAAAATCCAGAGATTAACGCGCTCTACGGCATAAAAAATAAAAAAGCAAAAGCCTCAGAAAAAATTGCCAACTTTTTTCATCTCATCAAGGTATTACGTGCCAATAAGTATGACCTTATCGTTAATCTTACCGATCAATGGATGATTGCTATACTGGTTCGTTTATTAAATGCCCGTGTGAAAATTTCCCAGGATTATCATCATCGGCAGTCTGCTTTTTGGCGTAATAGTTTCACTCATTTGGTGCCGTTGCAGGGTGGAAATGTGGTGGAAAGTAACTTATCCGTGCTGACGCCATTGGGACTTGAATCGTTGGTGAAGCAGACAACCATGAGTTACCCGCCTGCAAGCTGGAAACGTATGCGTCGCGAACTTGATCATGCAGGTGTTGGACAAAATTATGTGGTTATCCAACCTACGGCGCGGCAAATCTTCAAATGCTGGGACAACGCCAAGTTTTCCGCTGTGATTGATGCCTTACATGCTCGTGGTTATGAAGTCGTTCTGACGTCCGGCCCAGATAAAGACGATCTGGCCTGCGTCAATGAAATTGCCCAGGGATGCCAGACGCTACCAGTAACGGCGCTGGCCGGAAAGGTGACCTTCCCGGAACTTGGTGCGTTAATCGATCATGCCCAGCTGTTTATTGGCGTTGATTCCGCACCGGCGCATATTGCCGCTGCAGTTAATACGCCGCTGATATCGCTGTTTGGTGCGACAGACCATATTTTCTGGCGTCCCTGGTCAAATAACATGATTCAATTCTGGGCGGGAGATTACCGGGAAATGCCAACGCGCGATCAGCGTGACCGAAATGAGATGTATCTTTCGGTTATTCCGGCGGCAGATGTCATTGCTGCTGTCGATAAATTACTGCCCTCCTCCACGACAGGTACGTCGTTATGA
- the waaG gene encoding glycosyltransferase family 4 protein: MIVAFCLYKYFPFGGLQRDFMRIAQTVAARGHHVRVYTQSWEGECPDVFELIKVPVKSHTNHGRNAEYFAWVQKHLREHPVDKVVGFNKMPGLDVYYAADVCYAEKVAQEKGFFYRLTSRYRHYAAFERATFEQGKPTQLLMLTDKQIADFQKHYQTEAERFHILPPGIYPDRKYSQQPANSREIFRKKNGITEQQYLLLQVGSDFTRKGVDRSIEALASLPDSLRHNTLLYVVGQDKPRKFEALAEKRGVRSNVHFFSGRNDVSELMAAADLLLHPAYQEAAGIVLLEAITAGLPVLTTAVCGYAHYIVDANCGEAIAEPFRQETLNEILRKALTQSSLRQAWAENARHYADTQDLYSLPEKAADIITGGLDG; encoded by the coding sequence ATGATCGTTGCTTTTTGTTTATATAAATATTTTCCCTTTGGCGGTTTGCAGCGCGATTTTATGCGTATTGCTCAGACAGTCGCCGCCCGAGGTCATCATGTTCGGGTTTATACCCAGTCGTGGGAAGGCGAATGCCCTGATGTATTTGAACTGATCAAAGTGCCGGTTAAATCGCATACCAATCACGGGCGCAATGCGGAGTATTTTGCCTGGGTGCAAAAACATTTACGCGAACATCCCGTCGATAAAGTCGTTGGATTCAACAAAATGCCGGGGCTGGACGTTTATTATGCCGCTGATGTTTGCTATGCCGAGAAAGTAGCGCAGGAAAAAGGCTTTTTCTATCGCCTGACGTCACGTTATCGCCATTATGCCGCCTTTGAGCGGGCAACCTTCGAACAGGGCAAGCCGACACAGCTGCTGATGCTGACAGATAAGCAAATCGCCGATTTCCAGAAACATTATCAGACTGAAGCGGAGCGTTTTCATATTCTGCCTCCGGGGATTTATCCTGATCGTAAATATAGCCAGCAGCCAGCCAATAGCCGTGAAATCTTCCGTAAGAAGAATGGAATAACCGAACAACAATATTTATTGTTGCAGGTTGGTTCAGACTTCACGCGTAAAGGTGTCGATCGTTCCATTGAAGCACTTGCTTCGTTACCGGATTCGCTGCGCCACAACACATTACTATATGTTGTTGGGCAGGATAAACCGCGAAAATTTGAGGCGCTGGCAGAAAAACGCGGCGTGCGCAGTAATGTTCACTTCTTCTCGGGGCGCAACGATGTCTCGGAATTAATGGCAGCGGCGGATTTATTACTTCATCCTGCCTACCAGGAAGCCGCGGGAATTGTACTGCTGGAAGCGATAACTGCAGGATTACCGGTACTAACAACAGCCGTTTGTGGCTATGCGCATTATATTGTCGACGCCAATTGCGGCGAGGCTATTGCTGAGCCATTCCGCCAGGAAACATTGAATGAGATTTTACGCAAAGCGTTAACGCAATCTTCATTGCGCCAGGCATGGGCGGAAAATGCGCGACATTATGCTGATACACAAGATTTATACAGTCTGCCAGAGAAAGCGGCGGACATCATAACGGGTGGTCTGGATGGTTGA
- the rfaP gene encoding lipopolysaccharide core heptose(I) kinase RfaP, with product MVELKEPFATLWRGKDPFEEVKTLQGEVFRELETRRTLRFEMAGKSYFLKWHRGTTLKEIIKNLLSLRMPVLGADREWNAIHRLRDVGVDTMYGVAFGEKGINPLTRTSFIITEDLTPTISLEDYCADWATNPPDVRVKRMLIKRVATMVRDMHAAGINHRDCYICHFLLHLPFSGKEEVLKISVIDLHRAQIRAKVPRRWRDKDLIGLYFSSMNIGLTQRDIWRFMKVYFVAPLKDIIKQEQGLLSQAEEKATKIRERTIRKSL from the coding sequence ATGGTTGAACTTAAAGAGCCGTTTGCCACGTTATGGCGCGGTAAAGATCCTTTTGAGGAAGTTAAAACCTTGCAGGGTGAGGTATTTCGTGAACTGGAAACTCGCCGCACTCTGCGCTTTGAAATGGCGGGCAAAAGCTATTTTCTCAAATGGCATCGCGGCACGACCCTGAAAGAGATAATCAAAAATTTACTCTCATTGCGGATGCCAGTATTAGGCGCAGACCGCGAATGGAATGCGATTCATCGACTGCGGGATGTCGGCGTTGATACTATGTATGGGGTGGCATTCGGCGAAAAAGGCATTAATCCGCTGACCAGAACCTCGTTTATTATTACCGAAGATCTGACACCAACCATCAGTCTGGAAGATTACTGTGCTGACTGGGCGACCAACCCACCAGATGTTCGCGTAAAGCGTATGCTTATTAAGCGTGTCGCGACGATGGTGCGCGATATGCATGCTGCGGGCATTAACCACCGTGACTGTTATATCTGTCATTTCCTGCTGCACTTGCCTTTTTCCGGTAAGGAAGAGGTGTTAAAAATTTCAGTAATTGACCTGCACCGGGCGCAGATACGTGCAAAAGTACCGCGTCGTTGGCGGGATAAAGATCTTATTGGACTTTATTTTTCTTCGATGAATATTGGCCTGACTCAGCGGGATATCTGGCGGTTTATGAAAGTGTATTTTGTCGCCCCGCTTAAAGACATTATCAAGCAGGAACAAGGGCTGCTGTCGCAAGCAGAAGAAAAAGCCACAAAAATCAGGGAAAGAACGATTCGAAAATCGTTGTAA
- the waaO gene encoding lipopolysaccharide 3-alpha-galactosyltransferase, with the protein MSAHYFNPQEMINKTIIFDESPEASVASSFHVAYGIDQNFLFGCGVSITSVLLHNNDVSFVFHVFIDDIPEADIQRLSQLAKSYHTCIQIHLVNCERLKALPTTKNWSIAMYFRFVIADYFIDQQDKILYLDADIACQGNLKPLITMDLANNVAAVVTERDANWWSLRGQSLQCNELEKGYFNSGVLLINTLAWAQESVSAKAMSMLADKAIVSRLTYMDQDILNLILLGKVKFIDAKYNTQFSLNYELKKSFVCPINDETVLIHYVGPTKPWHYWAGYPSAQPFIKAKEASPWKNEPLMRPVNSNYARYCAKHNFKQNKPINGIMNYIYYFYLKIIK; encoded by the coding sequence ATGAGTGCCCACTATTTTAATCCACAAGAGATGATCAATAAGACAATCATCTTCGATGAAAGCCCAGAGGCGTCAGTGGCATCATCATTCCATGTTGCTTATGGCATTGATCAGAACTTTCTTTTTGGTTGTGGTGTTTCAATCACGTCAGTTTTGTTACATAACAACGACGTGAGTTTTGTCTTCCACGTTTTTATTGATGATATCCCTGAAGCCGATATCCAGCGTTTATCCCAATTAGCGAAAAGCTATCATACCTGTATCCAGATCCATCTGGTGAATTGTGAACGGCTTAAGGCATTACCGACGACCAAAAATTGGTCTATTGCCATGTATTTCCGTTTTGTAATTGCAGATTACTTTATTGATCAACAAGATAAGATCCTGTACCTGGATGCTGATATCGCCTGTCAGGGAAACTTAAAGCCGCTGATAACAATGGATCTTGCCAATAACGTTGCTGCTGTTGTTACTGAACGCGATGCTAACTGGTGGTCGTTACGGGGTCAAAGTCTGCAGTGTAATGAACTTGAAAAGGGTTACTTTAATTCAGGTGTCCTGTTAATTAATACACTAGCGTGGGCGCAGGAGTCCGTTTCTGCTAAAGCGATGTCGATGCTTGCTGATAAAGCCATCGTTTCCCGTTTAACCTATATGGATCAAGATATCCTTAATCTTATCCTGTTAGGGAAAGTTAAATTCATTGATGCTAAATACAATACGCAATTTAGTTTAAATTATGAATTAAAAAAATCATTTGTTTGTCCAATTAATGATGAAACCGTATTAATTCATTATGTCGGCCCGACAAAACCCTGGCATTACTGGGCCGGTTATCCAAGTGCGCAACCTTTTATCAAAGCCAAAGAAGCATCGCCCTGGAAAAATGAACCGTTAATGCGGCCAGTTAACTCAAATTATGCTCGTTATTGCGCTAAGCATAATTTTAAACAAAACAAACCAATTAACGGGATAATGAATTATATTTATTATTTTTATTTAAAGATAATAAAATGA
- a CDS encoding glycosyltransferase family 8 protein has translation MNEFIKERFSYLADNKKENAPELNVSYGIDKNFLYGAGVSISSVLINNSDINFVFHVFTDYVDDDYLKSFNETAKQFNTSIIVYLIDPKYFADLPTSQFWSYATYFRVLSFEYLSESISTLLYLDADVVCKGSLKPLTKIIFKDEFAAVIPDNDSTQAACAKRLNIPEMNGRYFNAGVIYVNLKKWHEANLTPYLLTLLRGETKYGSLKYLDQDALNIAFNMNNIYLAKDFDTIYTLKNELHDRSHRKYQQTITDKTVLIHYTGITKPWHSWAGYPSASYFNIAREQSPWKKYPLKEARTVAEMQKQYKHLFAHGEYIKGITSLIKYKLKK, from the coding sequence ATGAATGAATTTATAAAAGAACGGTTTTCGTATTTAGCAGATAATAAAAAAGAAAACGCCCCAGAGCTAAATGTTTCCTACGGTATCGATAAGAATTTTTTGTATGGTGCTGGCGTTTCAATTTCTTCCGTTTTGATTAATAATTCAGATATTAATTTTGTCTTTCATGTTTTCACTGATTATGTGGATGATGATTATTTAAAGTCATTTAATGAAACAGCAAAACAATTTAATACCTCAATTATTGTATATTTAATTGACCCAAAATACTTTGCTGATCTGCCGACGTCACAGTTTTGGTCGTACGCGACATACTTCAGGGTATTGTCCTTTGAATATCTGAGTGAAAGTATTTCCACACTGCTGTATCTGGATGCCGATGTCGTTTGTAAAGGAAGTCTGAAACCTCTCACAAAAATTATATTTAAAGATGAGTTTGCTGCGGTTATTCCTGACAATGATAGTACTCAGGCGGCATGTGCAAAACGTCTTAACATTCCCGAAATGAATGGACGTTATTTCAATGCAGGCGTTATCTATGTCAATCTTAAAAAATGGCATGAAGCAAATTTGACACCGTATTTACTCACGCTTTTACGAGGGGAAACTAAATATGGCTCTCTTAAATATTTAGATCAGGATGCGTTGAATATCGCATTTAATATGAATAATATCTACCTCGCGAAGGATTTTGATACTATTTATACCCTGAAAAACGAACTTCATGATCGTAGTCATCGAAAGTATCAGCAAACCATTACCGATAAAACAGTATTGATTCACTATACAGGGATAACTAAACCATGGCATAGCTGGGCTGGATATCCGTCTGCATCATACTTTAATATCGCGCGTGAACAATCTCCCTGGAAGAAATATCCTCTTAAAGAGGCGCGGACTGTTGCAGAAATGCAGAAACAATATAAGCATCTGTTTGCCCATGGTGAGTATATTAAAGGTATAACTTCATTAATTAAGTACAAGCTTAAGAAATAA
- the rfaY gene encoding lipopolysaccharide core heptose(II) kinase RfaY: MITSIRYRGFSFYYKDNDNKYKEIFDEILAYNFKTVKVLRNIDDTKVSLIDTKYGRYVFKVFAPKTKRNERFLKSFVKGDYYQNLIVETDRVRSAGLTFPNDFYFLAERKIFNYASVFIMLIEYVEGVELNDMPIIPEDVKAEIKASMEKLHALNMLSGDPHRGNFIVSKDGVRIIDLSGKSCTAERKARDRLAMERHLGIANEIKDYGYYSVIYRTKLRKFIKKLKGKA; the protein is encoded by the coding sequence ATGATTACAAGTATACGCTATCGCGGCTTCTCATTTTATTACAAAGATAACGATAATAAATATAAAGAAATCTTTGATGAAATACTGGCCTATAATTTTAAAACAGTAAAAGTATTACGTAATATTGATGATACCAAAGTATCGTTGATTGATACGAAATATGGTCGCTATGTTTTTAAAGTCTTTGCCCCGAAAACGAAAAGGAATGAACGTTTTTTAAAATCTTTTGTAAAAGGTGACTACTATCAGAATTTGATCGTTGAAACCGATCGTGTCAGAAGTGCAGGTCTTACTTTTCCTAATGATTTTTATTTTCTGGCTGAGCGTAAAATTTTCAACTATGCCAGTGTTTTTATCATGCTTATCGAGTATGTCGAGGGCGTAGAGCTCAATGATATGCCGATTATTCCAGAAGATGTTAAAGCAGAAATTAAGGCTTCAATGGAAAAATTGCATGCCTTAAATATGCTATCGGGCGACCCACACCGGGGTAACTTTATCGTTAGTAAAGATGGTGTCAGGATAATTGACCTCTCCGGTAAAAGCTGTACGGCAGAGCGGAAAGCCCGTGATCGTCTGGCCATGGAACGTCACCTGGGTATTGCCAACGAAATAAAAGATTATGGCTACTATTCAGTAATCTACAGAACCAAACTACGCAAATTTATTAAAAAATTAAAAGGCAAAGCGTAA
- a CDS encoding UDP-galactose--(galactosyl) LPS alpha1,2-galactosyltransferase has translation MDLLAESITEVAVSGEIANTDRVLNIAYGIDRNFLFGAAVSMQSVVMHNPDLAVKFHLFTDYIDEDYLQRVNAFTSKNANVEVRIYKVSSAFIDIFPSLKQWSYATFFRLVAFQYLSETIENLLYIDADVICKGSLAGLLDINFDGDKFAAVIKDVPFMQEKPAKRLAIEGLPGNYFNAGVVYLQLEAWAKNDFMNKAIAMLASDPQHTKYKCLDQDILNILFFSHCIFISGDYDCFYGIDYELKNKSDEDYKKTITDDTKLIHYVGVTKPWNDWTNYPCQKYFNEAYQVSCWNDVAFIPATNEKQYQVKYQHAKKNGDTFNAFIYFIKFKLNKYKRKLFGQ, from the coding sequence ATGGATTTATTAGCTGAGAGTATTACTGAAGTCGCTGTCTCTGGGGAAATTGCTAACACCGATCGTGTGTTAAATATCGCTTACGGTATTGACCGCAACTTTTTATTTGGTGCGGCAGTATCTATGCAATCAGTTGTTATGCATAACCCGGACCTTGCGGTTAAGTTTCATCTCTTTACTGACTACATTGATGAAGATTATCTACAACGTGTTAATGCTTTTACCAGCAAAAATGCTAACGTTGAAGTAAGAATTTATAAAGTATCCAGTGCCTTTATTGATATCTTCCCCAGCCTGAAACAGTGGTCTTATGCAACATTCTTCCGTTTAGTTGCGTTCCAGTATCTGAGTGAAACTATTGAAAATCTGTTATATATCGATGCTGATGTCATATGTAAAGGCTCATTAGCTGGATTGCTTGATATTAATTTTGATGGCGATAAGTTCGCGGCTGTTATTAAAGATGTGCCTTTTATGCAGGAAAAACCTGCGAAGCGTCTGGCTATAGAGGGACTTCCAGGGAATTATTTCAACGCCGGTGTAGTATATCTGCAGCTTGAAGCATGGGCGAAAAATGATTTTATGAATAAAGCCATTGCTATGCTGGCAAGTGACCCGCAGCACACGAAATATAAATGCCTTGATCAGGATATTTTAAATATTCTGTTCTTTAGTCATTGTATTTTTATTAGCGGCGATTATGATTGCTTTTATGGCATTGACTATGAGTTAAAAAATAAAAGCGATGAAGATTATAAAAAGACCATTACCGATGATACTAAGCTGATTCATTATGTTGGCGTAACGAAGCCCTGGAACGACTGGACGAATTATCCCTGCCAGAAGTATTTTAATGAGGCTTATCAGGTTTCTTGCTGGAATGATGTGGCGTTTATTCCAGCCACGAATGAAAAGCAGTATCAAGTGAAATACCAACATGCAAAGAAAAATGGTGATACGTTTAACGCTTTTATTTACTTCATTAAATTCAAATTAAATAAGTATAAAAGAAAACTATTTGGGCAATAA